The nucleotide window ACATTTTTGTAACGCGCGTTACTGAAATCGGCTTCAGTAGTTGTGGCCGTTCAGATCGTGCTGCGGCGGGTCTCGACCAGCGAGAGATCGCCGTCGAGGGTCGCGTGGAGCCGTTCGTCGTCGAGGTCGATGGCGAGTTCGAGCTCCCAGGGATCGGTCGAGCGCACGGTGGTATGATCGTCGCTCACGCACCAGTCGAGCCGCCAGTACGGCGTCGCCCCGAGGTCGACGTCGTGATCGCGGTGGAAGGCGACGACCGGCGAGCGATCGAGCAGGCTCAGGCCGATCGCCGAGCAGAGGCTGTGATCGCACTGCTCGCAGACGTGATCGGCGCGGATACCCACTCCGAGACAGCACTCGCCCTCGTCGGATATCGTGGTGGTCATCCGTCCGCTGCACTCGGGACAGACCCCGTCCTTGGCAAGACAGTGGAGATGGCGCACCCGTTGGTCGAACGCTTCGAGGACCTCCTCGTTCGTGCGGTCGTTGAGCCCGCCCGGCGGGAAGGAGTACTCGCCGTGGGCGCGGCCGCAGTCGGGACAGTCGAGCGAGAGCATCTCCTCCTCGTAGCTCGCGACGAGCGGTTCGCCACACCGGGTGCAGCCGTCCGCGATCACGAACGGCTCGACCCGGGGATGTTCGGTGAACGAACCGGCGAGCACCGCGCGGACGACTTTCGCGCCGGCGGTGCGGAGCTCGTACCCCTCCTCGACCTTCCGCACGTACTGATCGGTGAGCTTCCCCAGATGGTAGTTGAACTGCGCGCTGTCGCGCATGCCGACCATCTCGTTGAGCGTCGAGAAGCGGACGGGCTCCTCCTCGGCCCGCCAGAGCGCTTCGAGGATGCTCAATCGGGTCTCGTTCCCGATGAGCGCGAACGCGTCGGCCGGCGCGACGCAGTCGACGCACTCCTGGATGTCAGGTGTACTCATGGCTGTCCTACCGCGACCGGCAGGATAAGTGTTTTTTCGATATACTGAGACGGCTCGGCTCCTTCGATCACCGGCGTTTCAGACCGTCACGAACGCCGCCGACCGTCCGCACGAACCGTCGGCGGATGCGCCGGCGCTGATAGATGCTCTCACCAACCGCCCAGCCGAGCGAGACGAGCAGACCCACGCCGAGAACCGTGAAGGCCCAGGTCGGCAGCCACGTCGGTTTGAGCCACGGTGCGACGTGATTCCAGCGCACGGCGAGCTCGGTGAGTTCGCCCGGGAGCGGTGTCGCGGACACTACGCCGCCCACGACGGCCGGTATCGAGGGCAGGACCGTCTCGCGGCTCCCGCCGTGGACGGTCACGGCCCCGGTGGCGTTCTGCTCGCGGATCGTCGGCCCGTTCGGCTCGTCACCGTGGGCCACCCGTTCGGCGTCGTAGGTCGCCCAGGGCGCGTGCATCTCCCAGACGATCTCGCCCGCCGACGTGACCTCGATCACCCGATGGTTCATCGAATCGACGACGAGCGTGTTGCCGTTCGGGAGGCGATCGGCGTCGCGCGGCCAGTTCAGTCCCCCCGAGAGCGTCCACGTGCGCTCCCAGCTCCCGTTGCCTGGCGGACCGCCCGTGCGCGCGTACTCGACGATCCGGTCGTTCTCGGAATCGGCCACCAGTATCGTGGGTGTGCCGTTCGCGCCGTCGAGATAGGACGGGTTGTGCTGCTCGAACATGGTCGAGTGGTCGTCGTCGCTGCCGAGGCGCAGGTCGATCTCCTTCGTCGAGCGATTCACGGCGATGACCTGGTCCATGTTGCGCACCGAGACGAGGAACTCGCCCTCCTGGAACTCGTCGACGTCGTTGACGTGCGTCCAGTCCTTCGTTTCGATCCCGTCGTCGGCGCTCGCCGGGTAGTGGTTCTTGAACTGCCACTCCCACGTCACGTTCTCGGTCGTCCGATTGTAGACGAACACGCTGTCGTTGCTCGTCGATCCGGTGTCGTAGTTGATACCCGCGACGAGCAACTCGTCGCCGTTGATCAGATCGACGTCGTGGATGTCCGGACTGTCGAACCGCTCGGTCCAGACTCGCTCGCGGCTCTCGGGGTCGAACTCGTAGACGACGGTCGTCCCCCGGACGGGGTTGACGACGAGCAGGTTGCCGTTCGGCAACGGATCGACGTCGTAGAACCAGTTCGTCCGGTCGTCGGGACCGTCGTGGGTCCAGTTCACCGATCCGTTCTCGTCGACCGAGACGAGCCGCGCGGGACGGTTCGGCAGCGACATCCCCTGGGCGTGCCAGCCCTGACTGGAGATGACCGTCTCGCTATCGGGCGTGGTGCTCGTGACGCCGCGTTTGAGCGTCGGTTCCTCGTACGAGAGTGCCAGCACGCCGCTGAGGAGCACCAACGAGAGCACGACGATCCCGAGCAGCCCTCGAACGAGCCAGCGACGGGACGGCATCCCGGCCATACGAAACGCTGTTCGGGGTCACATGATAGCCGTTACGAAAACTCGGAGTGGTACGTCGAGACCCCTCTTGCAAGCGGTAGCCGGCCGCGTTCGCTACGATAGCGTCTTCACAGCGACGTCATCGAGCGAAATATCGCGCGAGACCGGCACTCGTGGCCATTTCGACGATACCGAAGACGACGGCGGGTAGTGAGGCGCGCGCCGGCAGACCCGCCGCAACGACGAGCGCGGCTGCAACCGCAAAGTCCCGCATCCCGACCGAGAGAGCGACCGCGATTCGTTCGTCCCGGGGTCGGTGTACGGTCCCGAGC belongs to Halococcus qingdaonensis and includes:
- a CDS encoding winged helix-turn-helix domain-containing protein, with amino-acid sequence MSTPDIQECVDCVAPADAFALIGNETRLSILEALWRAEEEPVRFSTLNEMVGMRDSAQFNYHLGKLTDQYVRKVEEGYELRTAGAKVVRAVLAGSFTEHPRVEPFVIADGCTRCGEPLVASYEEEMLSLDCPDCGRAHGEYSFPPGGLNDRTNEEVLEAFDQRVRHLHCLAKDGVCPECSGRMTTTISDEGECCLGVGIRADHVCEQCDHSLCSAIGLSLLDRSPVVAFHRDHDVDLGATPYWRLDWCVSDDHTTVRSTDPWELELAIDLDDERLHATLDGDLSLVETRRSTI
- a CDS encoding aryl-sulfate sulfotransferase produces the protein MAGMPSRRWLVRGLLGIVVLSLVLLSGVLALSYEEPTLKRGVTSTTPDSETVISSQGWHAQGMSLPNRPARLVSVDENGSVNWTHDGPDDRTNWFYDVDPLPNGNLLVVNPVRGTTVVYEFDPESRERVWTERFDSPDIHDVDLINGDELLVAGINYDTGSTSNDSVFVYNRTTENVTWEWQFKNHYPASADDGIETKDWTHVNDVDEFQEGEFLVSVRNMDQVIAVNRSTKEIDLRLGSDDDHSTMFEQHNPSYLDGANGTPTILVADSENDRIVEYARTGGPPGNGSWERTWTLSGGLNWPRDADRLPNGNTLVVDSMNHRVIEVTSAGEIVWEMHAPWATYDAERVAHGDEPNGPTIREQNATGAVTVHGGSRETVLPSIPAVVGGVVSATPLPGELTELAVRWNHVAPWLKPTWLPTWAFTVLGVGLLVSLGWAVGESIYQRRRIRRRFVRTVGGVRDGLKRR